From a single Vicugna pacos chromosome 4, VicPac4, whole genome shotgun sequence genomic region:
- the MSMP gene encoding prostate-associated microseminoprotein encodes MLWAGQTKGILGGWGIICLVMSLLLQHPGVHSKCYFQAQAPCHYEGKYFTLGESWLRKDCFHCTCLHPVGVGCCDTSQHPIDFPAGCEVRQEAGTCQFSLVQKSDPRLPCKGGGPGPEWGSANTPVPAAPAPHSS; translated from the exons ATGCTCTGGGCTGGACAGACTAAGGGGATACTGGGCGGCTGGGGGATCATCTGCTTGGTGATGTCTCTGCTCCTCCAGCACCCAGGAGTCCACAGCAAGTGCTACTTCCAAGCTCAAG CTCCCTGCCACTATGAAGGTAAATATTTCACCCTGGGTGAATCTTGGCTCCGCAAGGACTGTTTCCATTGCACCTGTCTGCATCCCGTCGGTGTGGGCTGCTGTGACAC GTCCCAGCATCCTATCGACTTCCCAGCTGGGTGTGAGGTCCGTCAGGAGGCAGGAACCTGCCAGTTCTCCCTGGTACAGAAATCTGACCCCCGGCTGCCCTGCAAAGGGGGAGGGCCCGGCCCAGAGTGGGGCTCAGCTAACACCCCTGTTCCTGCGGCTCCTGCTCCCCACTCCAGCTAA
- the RGP1 gene encoding RAB6A-GEF complex partner protein 2, with protein MIEVVAELSRGPVFLAGEALECVVTVTNPLPPTATSASSEALAWASAQIHCQFHASESRVALPPPDSSQPDVQPESQTVFLPHRGERGQCILSTPPKILFCDLRLDPGESKSYSYSEVLPIEGPPSFRGQSVKYVYKLTIGCQRVNSPITLLRVPLRVLVLTGLQDVRFPQDEAVAPSSPFLEEDEGGKKDSWLAELAGERLMAATSCRSLHLYNISDGRGKVGTFGIFKSVYRLGEDVVGTLNLGEGTVACLQFSVSLQTEEHVQPEYQRRRGAGGAPSVSHVTHARHQESCLHTTRTSFSLPIPLSSTPGFSTAVVSLKWRLHFEFVTSREPGLVLLPPMEQPEPVTWTGPEQVPVDTFSWDLPIKVLPTSPTLASYAAPGPSTSTITI; from the exons ATGATTGAAGTGGTAGCGGAGCTGAGCAGAGGTCCTGTGTTTCTGGCGGGGGAGGCGCTGGAGTGTGTGGTGACCGTCACCAACCCCCTGCCTCCCACTGCCACTTCTGCATCAAG CGAGGCTCTGGCCTGGGCCAGTGCCCAAATCCACTGCCAGTTCCATGCCAGTGAGAGTCGAGTAGCACTGCCTCCCCCAGACTCCAGTCAGCCAGATGTCCAGCCTGAGAGCCAGACTGTCTTTCTACCACACCGAG GTGAGAGGGGTCAGTGTATCCTTTCTACTCCACCAAAAATCCTGTTCTGTGACCTGAGGCTAGACCCTGGAGAGTCCAAATCAT ACTCCTACAGTGAAGTGCTGCCTATAGAAGGACCACCCTCCTTTCGGGGTCAGTCAGTCAAGTATGTCTACAAACTGACCATTGGCTGCCAGCGTGTCAACTCACCCATCACTTTACTCAGGGTCCCTCTGAGGGTTCTTGTGCTGACTG GCCTTCAAGATGTCCGGTTTCCCCAGGATGAGGCTGTAGCCCCATCCAGTCCATTCTtggaggaggatgaaggtgggaaGAAGGATTCATGGCTTGCTGAGCTCGCCGGGGAGCGCCTCATGGCTGCCACATCATGCCGCAGCCTCC ATCTGTATAATATCAGTGATGGCCGAGGAAAAGTTGGGACATTTGGCATCTTCAAATCTGTATACAGACTCGGCGAGGATGTGGTGGGGACCTTAAACTTAGGGGAAGGAACTGTAGCTTGTTTGCAG TTTTCAGTAAGCTTACAGACCGAGGAGCATGTACAGCCTGAGTACCAGCGGCGCCGCGGGGCAGGGGGTGCCCCCTCTGTGTCTCATGTCACTCATGCCCGGCACCAGGAGTCCTGCCTCCATACAACCAGAACCAGcttctccctccccatccctctcaGCTCCACCCCAGGCTTCAGCACAGCCGTTG TATCCCTGAAGTGGCGTTTACATTTTGAATTTGTAACATCCCGAGAACCAGGTTTGGTGCTCCTACCTCCCATGGAACAGCCTGAGCCTGTCACTTGGACAGGGCCTGAGCAAGTGCCTGTAGACACCTTCAGCTGGGACCTCCCCATCAAGGTGCTGCCTACAAGCCCTACCCTGGCCTCGTAtgcagccccagggcccagcaccagcaccataACCATCTGA